The Gemmatimonadaceae bacterium genomic sequence TACTTTCAGGCCGGCGAGCAGATGTACCGCACCGAGATGATCTACGAGCACGATGCGTGGCGCAACGACACGCGGGTGGAAGTGCCGCGATGGGAGATCGGCCACGCACCCACGCTCGATGCGGCGATGGACATCCACATGGGCTACGTGGAGAAGGCGTTCGGGCTCCCGGCGTGGGAAACACGTACCGACGTGCCGCAGTGGATGCGCGACACGTCGCTCGTGCTCACCATGCACGGCATGCACTACACGGGCTTCATCTTCAACGACTACGCGCAGCAGCTGGCGATTCTTCGGTGGGTGGCCACGCAGATTCCGGCCAACCGGGTGCTGGTGTTCCTCGCCAGCTGGGATGGCCGCTACTACTGGGACTATCCCAACTACAAGATCCCGGCGCGCATGGGTGGCGAGGCAGGGTTCCGCACGCTCATCAGCGAAGCGCAGAAGCTGGGCTTCAAGATGATGCCGATGTACGGCACCAACTCGGCCAACCGCAAGCAGCCGGGGTGGGACAAGATCAAGAGCGGCGCGACGTACAAGATCGACGGTGACCTGTACAACCTGAATTGGGTGGACTGGAATAACGACCGCCATCAGGACGGCTGGCTCACCTACATGAATCTGGGCGACGACGCGTGGCGCAAGCACATGGAAGGGCGCATTGCCGAGATGATCGAACGGTTCAAGGTGGATGCGTACTTTCTGGACATCGTGGGTGGCCACGTGAACAGCACCACCGGTGACATGCACGAGGGGACGCGCCTGATGGTGAAGAACCTGCGCGACAAGTACCCGAACGTGATCGGCGTGGGCGAGATGCCATATGACGCACTGCATGCCTTCATTCCGCTCTATCACGCCGGCGGCGGCGAACGGTGGCGCAAGTACTCGCGCTTCTATTCTCACCTGAGCGCACCGGCGCCGGGGCGCGGGTCGAGCGGGGTGCACGAGGCGGGCTTTCAGCGGTTCAATAATGAAACGCTAGGCTTGTCGCCGACGGCGATCCCCACGCTGCAGATCGTGGATGACACCTTCACCAAGCACAAGGACATCATGGCGCGCGTCATCGCGGCGGCGAAGCAGCGCGCGGGGCTCGGCTGATGGCGCGTGCACGGCAGGCGCGGGCGTCCAAGGCGCTTCGTGAATCGGTGTGCGCGGCGAACATCGCGCTATTCGAGCGGGGGCTCGCCAAGTTCACCTTTGGTAACGCAAGCGGAGTGGATCGCGAGCTGGGGTTGATCGTGATCAAGCCGAGCGGTGTGGGCTATGATCGGTTGACGCCGGCGATGCTGGTCGTGACGGACCTGCAGGGCACGGTGGTGGAAGGAGACTTGCGCCCCAGCTCCGACCTGCCGACGCATGCCGCGCTGTTCCGCGCGTGGGAGCGCATTGGCGGTATCGTGCACACGCACTCGATGTACGCTACGGTGTTTGCACAGGCGCGGCGCGACATTCCGTGCCTGGGGACGACGCATGCGGACTACTTCTACGGCGCGATTCCGTGCACGAAGCCGCTCACGCAGGCGCAGGTGAACGGGGCGTACGAGCTCGAGACGGGGCACGCCATCGTTCGCCGGCTCCGCGGCCACGATCCCCTCATGATGCCCGCGGCTCTGGTCGCGAACCACGCCCCCTTCTGCTGGGGGCGTACGGTGGCGCAGGCGGTGGATTATGCGAGCTATCTCGAGGAGGTCGCGACGATGGCGCACCACACGCTCGCGCTTTCGCCCAAGGCGGCCGGCGTGAGCCGTGAGCTGCTCGATAAGCATTATCTGCGCAAGCACGGTCGCGCGGCGTACTACGGGCAGTCCCAATAGTCGTGCGTCGCTGGTTGCTGGCGGCGGCGTTGCTTGGCGCGTGCCGTAGCGCCCCACCGTCGCATGTGGAGCCGGCGGACACGTATCTGTTCTCGTACTTCACCCGCAACGGCGAAGACGGTCTGCACCTCGCCGTGAGCGCCGACGGCACCACGTGGGAGCCGCTCAACAGCGGGGCGTCGGTGCTCACGCCCACGGTGAAGGGGAAGGGGCGCGATTGGCAGCAGTGGGATACCGAGGCCGCGCTCATGCGCGATCCGAGCATCGTGCGCGGCCCCGACGGCATGTTCCACATGGTCTGGACGATCGCGTGGAACGACCGCGGCATTGGTGTGGCGCACTCACGTGATCTCGTCCACTGGAGTGCCCAGGAGCGCGTGGGGGTGATGGATCACGAACCCACGGCACTCAATGCGTGGGCGCCCGATCTGTTCTACGATGCCGACACGAAGCAGTTCGTCGTCGTGTGGGCCACGGCCATTCCGGGGCGCTTCCCGGCTACCGACTCGATGGCGCAGCGCACGAGTCGTGGGCGCGCGGATCATCGGTTGTACTACGTCACCACACGCGATTTTCGCACGTACACCAAAGCCGCCTTGCTGTACGATGGGGGCTTCACATCGATCGATGGCACGATCGCGCGCGTCGGACCGGGGCGTTACGCGCTGGTCATGAAAGACGAGACGTTTTATCCGGAACGGCGCAATCTGCGCGTGGCGTTCGCCTCGCGTGCCACCGGTCCGTACGGTCCAGCCGCTCCGTCGTTCTCGGCGTTGCACACGGAGGGGCCATCGACGCTGTTCCGCGATGGCTGGTGGTACGTGTACTTCGACGAGTACACGCGCGGGCGCTATGGCGCGGTGCGGACCCGCGACTTTGTGCGATTTGAGTCGTGGGCCGATTCGCTCAAGGCGCCGCGGGGGATGCGGCACGGGTCGGCCTTTCTGGCGCCACGCTCGGTCGTGGATGCTCTGCGACGATTGGTTCGTTGAACTGCACGCACAGAGGACACAGAGCCACCGAGAACACTGGGGCGCGCTTCGATATCTGCCGGAGCACGCCCCTGTGAACTCTGTGGCTCTGTGTCCTCTGTGCGTGCAGTTCCAATCACCTTACCCTGGCGCCGGCGCCCGCCGCAGCTGATACACAAAGTCACAATGCGACGCCCCGCCCATGATGGTCTGGGTGCGGGTGAACTCCACGTCCGGGTTGAACCCCGCCATGAGCGCGCCATCGCGCTGACAGGAGAACACCGCACCGAGCTCAGGTACGCCGAGCGCGCGGTACATCTCGGCGTAGCGGCAGCGCGTCACGTTGAAGGCGAATCGTTCCGGCGTCTGCTCCACCACATCAATCGTGAGCGCCTCATCGGCGGTCCAGCGATCGAGCGTGCCGGCGAAGTGGGCGAGCGAGCAGCCACCGGCGAAATCGGCCAGCTGCGCGCCCTGTGCTTCGGCAAGATCGCGAATCACATCCCGCGCGATGGCGTGCACACGCTCAGCGCCGAACTCGCGGCTCATGGCGGCGAGCATGGGCGCGAGGATGCGCGCCTCGATGAGACGGCGCCGAAGGACACCGATGGCGTTGAGTTCCGCGTCCGTCGGCAGTGCGCTCATGAGGACTGGCCCCGCACGCGCGCGGCGACCGCGCGCAGGGTCGGGAGCATACGGCCCAGCGCAGCCGCCGACGCGTTGGGCGTACCCAAGGCGAAGTACACGTCCCGATAGAGTGGATACAGTTCGGCGTACGCGGCCGCTGCGGCCGGATCGGGCGTTACCACGCGGTACTTCGGGCACAGCACCGCCTGCGCCGCTTCGATCGACGCAAACTCGCCGCAGGCGAGGAAGGCGAAGATGGCTGAGCCGAGGCTCGTGATGGGCGTTTCGGGTACGAGTACCGGCACGCCGAGGATGTTGGCGTAGACCTGGTTGAGCACCGCGTTCTTCTGCGGAATGCCGCCGCCGTGAATGACGCGTCGTACCGGCACGCCGTGCTCAGCCATGCGATCGAGAATGATGCGCGTGTGGAACGCGGTGCCCTCGATGGCGGCGAAGAGCTCGTCTTCGGCGGTGTGCTGCAGGTTCCAGCCGAACGTGACGCCACCCAGGTTGGGGTTCACGAGCACCGTACGGTCACCGTTGTCCCAGCTGAGGCGCATGAGGCCCGTCTGGCCACCGCGATGCGTCGCGATGCCTTCGGTGAGCTCAGCGACCGAGCGGCCGGCACGGCGCGCGATGGCGTCGAAAATGTCACCCACCGCACTCAGGCCGGCTTCGATACCGCGCTGCGTGGGATGCACCGAGCCATCCACCACGCCGCACACGCCGGGCACCAGCGCGGCGTCGCGCGCGATGCCGATCATGCAGGTGCTGGTGCCGATCACGTTCACCACATCGCCTTCGGCCACACCGGCGCCCACCGCGTCCCAGTGCGCGTCGAACGCGCCCACCGGAATGGGGATGCCGGCGGTGAGCCCAAGCTGCGCCGCCCACTCAGCGGAGAGATGGCCGGCGAGATGGTCGGAGGTGCGATACGGCCCGTCGAGCTTGTCGCGCATGCCGGCGAGCAACGGATCGACGGCGACAAAGAACTCTTCCGGTGGATAGCCGCCGAGCGACACGTTCCAGAGCCACTTGTGGCCCA encodes the following:
- a CDS encoding twin-arginine translocation signal domain-containing protein, which gives rise to MSDSFSRRDALKTLGAVGAGALLPVTPLDAVAQPPAAPAPTPVPPLADIRTRYATGDIVELMNTSDVFTPARGRAWMRFSFDFPEPSVVFGAHRFSTVVFTEENTYAMDRARLKATGNDDKLVVTCDGLVWAGGQEKAPGKVTMTLQRTGRTITVDTVVEMDKPIKTVTTVVRDVPRGQVSLGGSNLMDGREGDFLGGYTFGAGDLHGAGTPQSMTTPVAVVKASDTDFVYFTTHDTKVRPKRYYFQAGEQMYRTEMIYEHDAWRNDTRVEVPRWEIGHAPTLDAAMDIHMGYVEKAFGLPAWETRTDVPQWMRDTSLVLTMHGMHYTGFIFNDYAQQLAILRWVATQIPANRVLVFLASWDGRYYWDYPNYKIPARMGGEAGFRTLISEAQKLGFKMMPMYGTNSANRKQPGWDKIKSGATYKIDGDLYNLNWVDWNNDRHQDGWLTYMNLGDDAWRKHMEGRIAEMIERFKVDAYFLDIVGGHVNSTTGDMHEGTRLMVKNLRDKYPNVIGVGEMPYDALHAFIPLYHAGGGERWRKYSRFYSHLSAPAPGRGSSGVHEAGFQRFNNETLGLSPTAIPTLQIVDDTFTKHKDIMARVIAAAKQRAGLG
- the araD gene encoding L-ribulose-5-phosphate 4-epimerase AraD translates to MARARQARASKALRESVCAANIALFERGLAKFTFGNASGVDRELGLIVIKPSGVGYDRLTPAMLVVTDLQGTVVEGDLRPSSDLPTHAALFRAWERIGGIVHTHSMYATVFAQARRDIPCLGTTHADYFYGAIPCTKPLTQAQVNGAYELETGHAIVRRLRGHDPLMMPAALVANHAPFCWGRTVAQAVDYASYLEEVATMAHHTLALSPKAAGVSRELLDKHYLRKHGRAAYYGQSQ
- a CDS encoding glycoside hydrolase family 43 protein, which encodes MRRWLLAAALLGACRSAPPSHVEPADTYLFSYFTRNGEDGLHLAVSADGTTWEPLNSGASVLTPTVKGKGRDWQQWDTEAALMRDPSIVRGPDGMFHMVWTIAWNDRGIGVAHSRDLVHWSAQERVGVMDHEPTALNAWAPDLFYDADTKQFVVVWATAIPGRFPATDSMAQRTSRGRADHRLYYVTTRDFRTYTKAALLYDGGFTSIDGTIARVGPGRYALVMKDETFYPERRNLRVAFASRATGPYGPAAPSFSALHTEGPSTLFRDGWWYVYFDEYTRGRYGAVRTRDFVRFESWADSLKAPRGMRHGSAFLAPRSVVDALRRLVR
- a CDS encoding L-2-amino-thiazoline-4-carboxylic acid hydrolase, producing MSALPTDAELNAIGVLRRRLIEARILAPMLAAMSREFGAERVHAIARDVIRDLAEAQGAQLADFAGGCSLAHFAGTLDRWTADEALTIDVVEQTPERFAFNVTRCRYAEMYRALGVPELGAVFSCQRDGALMAGFNPDVEFTRTQTIMGGASHCDFVYQLRRAPAPG
- a CDS encoding ribulokinase, whose translation is MGIVAGVDFGTLSVRVSIVDAQRGVIGFGTGDYPLHRRADDPDHATQAHSDHMRALTEAMARALANAGVAGSAVRALALDTTGSSVIPVGEGLEPLGEYYLWCDHRAHAEAARITEVAHAMQVPAIDWCGGTYSSEWGWTKLLHWLRHNPDKRERLVTAFEHCDYIAAILCGVTDAKQAARSVCAMGHKWLWNVSLGGYPPEEFFVAVDPLLAGMRDKLDGPYRTSDHLAGHLSAEWAAQLGLTAGIPIPVGAFDAHWDAVGAGVAEGDVVNVIGTSTCMIGIARDAALVPGVCGVVDGSVHPTQRGIEAGLSAVGDIFDAIARRAGRSVAELTEGIATHRGGQTGLMRLSWDNGDRTVLVNPNLGGVTFGWNLQHTAEDELFAAIEGTAFHTRIILDRMAEHGVPVRRVIHGGGIPQKNAVLNQVYANILGVPVLVPETPITSLGSAIFAFLACGEFASIEAAQAVLCPKYRVVTPDPAAAAAYAELYPLYRDVYFALGTPNASAAALGRMLPTLRAVAARVRGQSS